The Montipora capricornis isolate CH-2021 chromosome 6, ASM3666992v2, whole genome shotgun sequence genome has a window encoding:
- the LOC138053921 gene encoding CGG triplet repeat-binding protein 1-like, which yields MDKFLVKPKKKPCSITPQERAKQHPGKFRADDNLLFCSTCNVVVDHHRKSVLDNHLSAVSHIKRMNKSSSKRAKQQTLKTSFKCKTPAHEEKVKVCHEWIRACAAANIPLNKSENPVMREFVLSRVVNGGAIPKGTQLRDHLLDVYELEKEELKQKIKEANVAIMVDELCDDNGRCVIDVMATILDFDELSPSNGNIAYLLDTHFVTETNNKTVSQAVVKTINDYGIDFDRVLIFNTDNATYMKKAFRETLSCLFSSCVHITCHSHIISLVAGDFKRHFSFVTEFAK from the coding sequence ATGGATAAGTTTCTGgtgaaaccaaagaaaaagcCATGTAGCATTACGCCACAAGAGCGGGCTAAGCAGCATCCCGGGAAGTTCCGTGCAGATGACAACTTGTTATTTTGTTCAACTTGTAATGTTGTTGTGGATCAccaccggaagtcagttcttgACAATCACCTTTCGGCTGTTTCACACATCAAGCGAATGAACAAATCCTCTTCGAAGCGAGCGAAACAACAGACATTGAAGACTTCTTTTAAGTGCAAAACTCCAGCACACGAAGAGAAAGTGAAAGTCTGCCATGAGTGGATAAGGGCGTGTGCTGCTGCAAACATACCGCTAAACAAATCAGAAAATCCTGTAATGCGTGAATTTGTTCTCTCCCGTGTAGTCAATGGTGGTGCGATCCCTAAGGGCACACAGCTTCGGGACCACTTATTAGATGTTTATGAGTTGGAAAAGGAAGAACTTaagcagaaaataaaagaggCAAATGTCGCTATCATGGTAGACGAGCTTTGCGACGATAATGGTCGTTGTGTAATAGACGTTATGGCGACAATTCTGGACTTTGACGAGCTTTCTCCCAGTAACGGAAACATTGCCTACCTGTTAGATACGCACTTTGTGacagaaacaaataacaaaactgTGTCCCAAGCAGTTGTTAAGACTATCAATGACTATGGAATAGACTTTGATCGAGTCCTGATTTTTAATACTGACAATGCTACTTACATGAAAAAGGCTTTCAGAGAAACTCTTTCATGTTTGTTCTCGAGTTGTGTCCATATCACCTGCCACAGCCACATCATAAGTCTAGTGGCTGGTGATTTTAAGCGACATTTCAGCTTTGTCACAGAGTTCGCCAAGTGA